One stretch of Molothrus aeneus isolate 106 chromosome 2, BPBGC_Maene_1.0, whole genome shotgun sequence DNA includes these proteins:
- the KCTD4 gene encoding BTB/POZ domain-containing protein KCTD4: MERKGSRRENECEEKNSNSESSELDKDYKTSLITLNVGGYLYITQKQTLTKYPDSFLEGIINGRIMCPFDADGHYFIDRDGLLFRHILNFLRNGELLLPEGFRENQLLAQEAEFFQLKVLSEAVKSRWEKEQLASRETTFLEITDSHDRSQGLRIFCNAPEFIAKIKSRIVLVSKSRLDGFPEEFSVSSNIIQFKYFIKSENGTRLVLKEDNTFVCTLETLKFEAIMTALKCGFRLLTSLDCSRGSIVHSDALHFIK, translated from the coding sequence atggagagaaaaggaagcaggagagaaaatgaatgcgaagaaaaaaacagcaactCTGAAAGCTCCGAGCTAGACAAGGACTACAAAACGTCTCTGATCACTCTGAATGTCGGTGGTTATCTATATATCACACAAAAACAGACACTAACCAAGTATCCAGATTCTTTCCTGGAGGGGATCATAAATGGAAGAATAATGTGCCCATTTGATGCAGACGGTCATTACTTCATAGACAGAGATGGACTCCTTTTTAGACACATCCTCAACTTCCTACGGAACGGAGAACTTCTTCTACCAGAGGGGTTTCGAGAAAATCAACTTTTGGCACAAGAAGCCGAATTTTTCCAGCTTAAGGTACTCTCAGAGGCAGTGAAATCAAGGTGGGAGAAGGAACAGCTAGCATCCCGAGAGACTACTTTCCTGGAAATAACTGACAGCCACGACCGTTCACAAGGACTTAGAATCTTTTGTAATGCTCCCGAATtcattgcaaaaataaaatccagaatTGTACTGGTGTCCAAAAGCAGGCTGGATGGATTTCCAGAGGAGTTTTCAGTATCTTCAAATATTATTCAATTCAAGTACTTCATAAAGTCTGAAAACGGTACACGACTGGTACTGAAGGAGGACAATACCTTTGTCTGCACCCTGGAAACTCTTAAATTTGAGGCTATAATGACAGCTTTAAAATGTGGATTTAGACTGCTGACCAGTCTGGACTGTTCAAGAGGGTCGATTGTTCACAGTGATGCACTGCATTTTATCAAGTAA